From the genome of Streptomyces sp. NBC_01341, one region includes:
- a CDS encoding substrate-binding domain-containing protein, whose protein sequence is MPETSRRGLLFGTAAVSAGAFLTACTSNEPKEKAVAQSNQPAADDKPGTPVTIGFAGPQADHGWLNAINVNAKSRAEKYSEVTLEITEGSNDTATQIGQVKTLINKKVDVLVVLPADGKALTQVGLEAMKAGIPVVNLDRIFASPQAYRCWVGGDNYGMGLNAGHYIGEQLKDKSSAKVVELAGIDALELTKQRSQGFADALKNYPNIKLVARQAADFTVESGQAKMAQLLQAQKQFDALWNHDDDQGVGALRAIQQAGRDEFIMVGGAGAKSAMDAIKADDSVLKATVLYPPTMAASAIDLARALGQNKGVAGLSEMEIPTSLTLYSAVVTKENIDQYLPTGFS, encoded by the coding sequence ATGCCAGAAACCAGCCGCAGAGGACTGCTCTTCGGCACCGCGGCCGTCTCCGCGGGAGCCTTCCTCACCGCCTGCACCAGCAACGAGCCCAAGGAGAAGGCGGTCGCCCAGAGCAACCAGCCCGCCGCCGACGACAAGCCGGGTACGCCCGTCACCATCGGCTTCGCCGGGCCCCAGGCCGACCACGGATGGCTCAACGCGATCAACGTCAACGCCAAGTCGCGGGCCGAGAAGTACTCCGAGGTGACCCTGGAGATCACCGAGGGCTCCAACGACACGGCCACCCAGATCGGCCAGGTCAAGACGCTCATCAACAAGAAGGTCGACGTCCTCGTCGTCCTCCCCGCCGACGGCAAGGCCCTCACCCAGGTCGGGCTGGAGGCCATGAAGGCGGGCATCCCCGTCGTCAACCTCGACCGCATCTTCGCCTCACCGCAGGCATACCGCTGCTGGGTCGGCGGTGACAACTACGGCATGGGCCTCAACGCGGGGCACTACATCGGCGAACAGCTCAAGGACAAGTCGAGCGCCAAGGTCGTCGAGCTCGCCGGCATCGACGCCCTGGAACTCACCAAGCAGCGCAGCCAGGGCTTCGCCGACGCCCTCAAGAACTACCCCAACATCAAGTTGGTGGCCCGTCAGGCCGCCGACTTCACCGTGGAGTCGGGGCAGGCGAAGATGGCGCAGCTGCTGCAGGCGCAGAAGCAGTTCGACGCCCTCTGGAACCACGACGACGACCAGGGCGTGGGCGCGCTGCGCGCCATCCAGCAGGCCGGCCGCGACGAGTTCATCATGGTCGGCGGCGCCGGTGCGAAGTCCGCGATGGACGCCATCAAGGCCGACGACAGCGTCCTGAAGGCGACCGTTCTGTACCCGCCGACCATGGCCGCCTCGGCGATCGACCTGGCCCGTGCACTCGGCCAGAACAAGGGCGTCGCGGGCCTCTCCGAGATGGAGATCCCGACCTCGCTCACGCTGTACTCCGCCGTGGTCACGAAGGAGAACATCGACCAGTACCTGCCGACGGGCTTCAGCTGA
- a CDS encoding ABC transporter permease, which produces MTQPAPSAQHHGPEKGAVAGPATAPPSKRGGGLRALGLRADVRNLSLLGVLAVLIAVGGFTEPDAFLDTGNLQLILTQSSVIGVVTVGVTFVIISGGIDLSVGAMVALASVWATTLATQDFGFAGILFTAVVVGLGAGLVNGLLIAYGGLVPFIATLAMLASARGLALQLTDGKTQIVTVQSVLDLGLPDSYVLGIPPLVLVFAAVTVAGWLILNRTTFGRRTVAVGGNAEAARLAGIDVRRQRLYLYLLSGLCCGIAAFMLVILSGSGQNTNGNLYELDAIAAAIIGGTLLSGGRGTIVGSVLGVLVFTTIQNIFALNNLQSDVQQIAKGAIIVAAVLVQRRTLRGGET; this is translated from the coding sequence ATGACACAGCCCGCACCGTCGGCGCAGCACCACGGGCCGGAGAAGGGGGCCGTCGCCGGTCCCGCGACCGCGCCGCCATCGAAGCGGGGTGGTGGCCTGCGCGCACTCGGCCTGCGCGCCGATGTCCGGAACCTGTCACTGCTCGGTGTCCTCGCCGTACTCATAGCCGTCGGCGGTTTCACCGAACCGGACGCGTTCCTGGACACCGGAAACCTCCAGCTGATCCTGACGCAGTCCTCCGTCATCGGGGTCGTCACCGTCGGCGTCACCTTCGTGATCATCAGTGGGGGCATCGACCTGTCGGTCGGCGCGATGGTGGCCCTCGCCTCCGTCTGGGCGACGACGCTCGCCACCCAGGACTTCGGCTTCGCCGGCATCCTGTTCACGGCCGTGGTCGTCGGGCTGGGAGCCGGTCTGGTCAACGGACTCCTGATCGCCTACGGCGGCCTGGTCCCGTTCATCGCGACCCTGGCCATGCTGGCGTCGGCGCGCGGCCTGGCCCTGCAGCTCACCGACGGCAAGACGCAGATCGTCACGGTCCAGTCCGTGCTGGACCTGGGCCTGCCCGACAGCTACGTCCTCGGAATCCCGCCCCTGGTCCTCGTCTTCGCGGCGGTGACCGTGGCAGGGTGGCTGATCCTGAACCGCACCACCTTCGGGCGCCGCACGGTCGCCGTCGGCGGCAACGCGGAAGCGGCACGGCTCGCCGGCATCGACGTACGCCGTCAGCGCCTCTACCTCTACCTGCTCTCCGGACTGTGCTGCGGCATCGCCGCCTTCATGCTGGTCATCCTGTCCGGATCGGGCCAGAACACGAACGGCAACCTCTACGAGCTCGACGCCATCGCCGCCGCGATCATCGGCGGCACCCTCCTGAGCGGCGGCCGGGGCACCATCGTCGGCTCGGTGCTCGGGGTCCTGGTGTTCACCACGATCCAGAACATCTTCGCGCTCAACAACCTGCAGAGCGACGTCCAGCAGATCGCCAAGGGCGCCATCATCGTCGCCGCCGTCCTCGTCCAGCGCCGCACACTGCGCGGCGGCGAGACCTGA
- a CDS encoding sugar ABC transporter ATP-binding protein: protein MAPEPPLLTMSGITKSFPGVRALDGVDLEVQAGEVHCLLGQNGAGKSTLIKVLAGAHQPDDGAITWSGEPVQLSSPITAMRLGIATIYQELDLVEGLSVAENVFLGHEPTSAGFVVRTREGRTMAAALLKRLGHPEIDPARAVGDLSAAQQQIVSMARALSHDVRLIVMDEPSAALDPDEVDNLFRIVDGLTADGVAVIYISHRLEEIRRIGDRVTVLKDGRAVAVGLPAKSTPTRDIVAMMTGRNVEYVFPERPAPGTAHTADEPVLKVEGLSRKGEFEPVDLELRPGEIVGLAGLVGSGRSEILETVYGARKPTSGRVLVSGRPLRPGSVRAAVAAGIGLAPEERKAQALLLTESVTRNVSVSSLSRFARAGWIDRGAERKAARAATRELSLRPDNPDAAVRTLSGGNQQKAVLARWLLRGCRVLLLDEPTRGVDVGARAELYAVIRRLADEGLAVLLVSSEVPEVLGLADRVLVLREGRVVHTADARELDEHRVLDLVMEGSPTS from the coding sequence ATGGCACCAGAACCACCCCTGCTCACCATGTCCGGCATCACCAAGTCGTTCCCCGGAGTCCGCGCCCTCGACGGCGTGGACCTCGAGGTCCAGGCCGGCGAAGTCCACTGCCTCCTCGGCCAGAACGGTGCCGGCAAGTCCACCCTGATCAAGGTGCTGGCCGGAGCCCACCAGCCCGACGACGGCGCCATCACCTGGAGCGGCGAGCCGGTCCAGCTCTCCTCGCCGATCACCGCGATGCGCCTGGGCATCGCCACCATCTACCAGGAACTCGACCTGGTGGAGGGGCTGTCGGTCGCCGAGAACGTCTTCCTGGGCCACGAGCCCACCAGTGCCGGCTTCGTCGTCCGCACCCGCGAGGGCCGCACCATGGCCGCCGCGCTCCTGAAGCGCCTCGGCCACCCGGAGATCGACCCGGCCCGCGCGGTCGGCGATCTCTCGGCGGCGCAGCAGCAGATCGTCTCCATGGCCCGGGCCCTCTCCCACGACGTCCGCCTCATCGTGATGGACGAGCCCTCCGCGGCGCTCGACCCGGACGAGGTCGACAACCTCTTCCGCATCGTCGACGGTCTCACCGCCGACGGCGTGGCAGTCATCTACATCTCCCACCGGCTGGAGGAGATCCGCCGCATCGGCGACCGCGTGACCGTGCTCAAAGACGGAAGGGCCGTCGCCGTCGGCCTCCCCGCCAAGTCCACACCCACGCGCGACATCGTTGCGATGATGACCGGCCGCAACGTCGAGTACGTCTTCCCCGAGCGGCCCGCGCCGGGTACCGCGCACACCGCCGACGAACCGGTTCTGAAGGTCGAAGGCCTCAGCCGCAAGGGTGAGTTCGAGCCCGTGGACCTGGAGTTGAGGCCCGGCGAGATCGTCGGCCTGGCCGGGCTCGTGGGCTCCGGGCGCTCCGAGATCCTGGAGACCGTCTACGGCGCGCGCAAGCCGACCTCGGGACGCGTCCTGGTCTCCGGCAGGCCGCTGCGCCCCGGCAGCGTGCGGGCCGCGGTGGCTGCGGGCATCGGCCTGGCGCCCGAGGAGCGCAAGGCCCAGGCCCTGCTGCTGACCGAATCGGTCACCCGCAACGTCTCCGTCTCCTCGCTCTCCCGCTTCGCCCGGGCCGGCTGGATCGACCGTGGCGCGGAGCGCAAGGCCGCCAGGGCGGCGACCCGGGAGCTCTCCCTGCGGCCGGACAACCCGGACGCCGCGGTGCGCACCCTGTCGGGCGGCAACCAGCAGAAGGCGGTCCTCGCCCGCTGGCTGCTCCGCGGATGCCGGGTCCTGCTGCTCGACGAACCGACCCGCGGCGTCGATGTCGGCGCCCGCGCCGAGCTCTACGCCGTGATCCGCCGGCTGGCCGACGAAGGCCTCGCCGTTCTGCTCGTCTCCAGCGAAGTGCCCGAAGTGCTGGGCCTCGCCGACCGGGTGCTGGTGCTCCGGGAGGGCCGTGTCGTGCACACGGCCGATGCCAGGGAGCTCGACGAGCACCGTGTACTCGACCTCGTCATGGAAGGGAGCCCGACGTCATGA
- a CDS encoding ROK family transcriptional regulator, with product MTARPANTHQARLLRLLRDGGPNSRAQLGDQVDLSRSKLAVEVDRLLETGLVVADGLAASRGGRRSHNIRLAPELRFLGVDIGATSVDVAVTNAELEVLGHLNHPMDVREGPVAIFEQVLSMAAKLRASGLAEGFDGAGIGVPGPVRFPEGVPVAPPIMPGWDGFPVREALSQELGCPVMVDNDVNLMAMGEQHAGVARSVGDFLCIKIGTGIGCGIVVGGEVYRGTTGSAGDIGHIQVEPDGRACACGNRGCLEAHFSGAALARDAEDAARAGLSAELAARLDSAGRLTAVDVAAAAAAGDPTALDLIREGGNRVGQVIAGLVSFFNPGLVVIGGGVTGLGHNLLASVRTQVYRQSLPLATGNLPIVLGELGPVAGVTGAARLISDHLFSPA from the coding sequence ATGACGGCACGACCCGCGAACACGCACCAGGCGCGGCTACTGCGGCTGTTGCGGGACGGGGGGCCCAACTCCCGTGCACAGCTGGGTGACCAGGTCGATCTTTCGCGTTCCAAGCTCGCCGTCGAGGTGGACCGGCTCCTGGAGACCGGTCTCGTCGTGGCCGACGGACTCGCCGCCTCGCGCGGCGGACGCCGTTCCCACAACATCAGGCTCGCCCCCGAACTGCGCTTCCTCGGGGTCGACATCGGCGCGACGTCCGTGGACGTCGCCGTCACCAACGCGGAGCTGGAGGTCCTCGGACACCTCAACCACCCGATGGACGTACGCGAGGGACCCGTCGCCATCTTCGAGCAGGTGCTGTCCATGGCGGCCAAGCTCCGGGCCTCCGGCCTCGCCGAAGGGTTCGACGGCGCCGGCATCGGAGTGCCGGGACCCGTCCGCTTCCCCGAGGGTGTGCCGGTCGCACCCCCGATCATGCCGGGCTGGGACGGTTTCCCGGTCCGCGAGGCACTGAGCCAGGAACTCGGCTGCCCCGTCATGGTCGACAACGACGTGAACCTGATGGCGATGGGGGAGCAGCACGCGGGCGTGGCCCGTTCCGTGGGCGACTTCCTGTGCATAAAGATCGGCACGGGTATCGGCTGCGGCATCGTCGTGGGCGGTGAGGTCTACCGCGGTACGACGGGCAGCGCCGGGGACATCGGCCACATCCAGGTGGAACCCGACGGGCGCGCCTGCGCCTGCGGCAACCGCGGCTGTCTGGAGGCACACTTCAGCGGCGCGGCCCTGGCCCGTGACGCCGAGGACGCCGCCCGCGCGGGCCTGTCCGCCGAACTGGCGGCCCGCCTGGACTCGGCCGGCAGGCTCACGGCCGTCGACGTGGCGGCCGCCGCGGCGGCGGGCGACCCCACCGCGCTCGACCTGATCCGCGAAGGCGGCAACCGGGTCGGCCAGGTCATCGCGGGACTCGTCAGCTTCTTCAACCCGGGCCTCGTCGTGATCGGCGGCGGGGTGACCGGCCTCGGCCACAACCTCCTGGCCAGCGTCCGTACCCAGGTCTACCGGCAGTCCCTGCCGCTGGCCACCGGCAACCTCCCCATCGTCCTCGGTGAACTGGGGCCCGTGGCCGGGGTGACCGGCGCGGCCAGACTCATCAGCGACCACCTGTTCTCACCGGCCTGA